CAGTATGTGGTGGTTGTATGTATCGGCTGTAGTCTTTGACAACAAGTTCTTTTACGTGTTGTTTCAGACTCTGTATGTGTCTGTCTAAAAATTGACTTTTCAGCTGATCATTACTTTCATTAACGTAATCATAATAAGCCTTAATGCTAACTTTAGCATCAATCACAACATCTTGCTGATCAGGATAGTGAAGCACCACGTCTGGACGCATCTTATGTCCCGAGTCTTCATTCAGAATCATATTTCCATCATTATCTACGATGGTACCCTGAACGTCATAATCGATACCACGACGAAAGCCTTGCGAGTCAAGTAACTCTTGTAGAACGAGCTCTCCCCAGTCGCCTGCCTGTTTTGAACTTCCACGAAGAGCATTGGTTAATTTTGTAGCTGTTCGATCCATCTTTTCCGCCTGTTCTCCAACCTGTCGTAAGCGTTCAGTTAAAGATGCTGCTGTGCGAGCCTGTTCTTTGTCACTTTCACGAATAGCTATTTGCAGTTGCTCAAAATTATCGTTAATAGGTTTAGTTATAGCCTCCAAACTCTCACGATTTTTGCTTTGTAACTGAGAACTTGTCTCATTTAAAATGCGTGAAGCTAAATTCTGAAACTGCTCCCTAACTACATTCAATTGCTGCTGAAACTGCTCAGCCCTCAACGACGCTTCTTTTTCGTTTTGTTGTCGTTGCTGTTGAAGGTCTGCTTCATGTTTCTCTTGTTGTAAGTCCAATTCACGTTGTTTCACTTCATTTTCTACACGTAATTGAGTGAGTTGACGGTTCATAACAATAAAGGTAACCACAACTCCAAGTAAAGTACCGATTATGATATAAAAAATGAACATGAAAACGGTCGCTGAAATTAATTAATGATTTTTTATTCGAATTCGTCATTATTCGTTATATTTTCGTCAAATGGTTCATCGCCCTCACCTACAGGCTCCATATCATCGACTACCGAACAAGGATCGAAATTCGCAGGAATATCGAAATGTTCATCTTCCGAATATCCTAAACTCTGATTTGCATATACCTTTTGCATATAGTAGGCAAAGATGGGGAGTGCCATAGTAGCTCCCTGTCCCATTGCCATATTGTTAAAGTGAATATCACGGTCATCTCCACCAACCCAACATCCACTCACCAGTCGAGGTGTAACCCCCATGAACCATGCATCAGAGTTATTGTTTGTAGTACCTGTTTTTCCACCCATATCAGCTTTGATATTATAGCGGAAGCGGATACGTCCTCCTGTACCTCCATCAACAACAGCTTTCAGCATATAAATCATTTTGTGTGCACTTGATTCGCTAATCACCTCATTCATTCTCGGTTCAAACTTTGCGACCTCATTGCCTTCACTGTCAACAATTCGTGTAACATAAAGCGGAGCCACACGTATACCGTGATTGGCGAAAGCGGTGTAGGCACTCACCATCTCGGCCACAGTGATATCACAAGGTCCAAGACAAAGAGCCATTGATGGAACTATTTCAGGATTGCGGATGCCATACTCGTTCAGAAGTTTTACAAATGCAAGCGGATTTAATCTTGACATCAAGTAAGCAGAAATCCAGTTATTAGACTGTTGAAGTCCCCATTTAAGGGTCACCATTTCACCATAGCGTGCTTTACTTCCATTACGTGGTGTCCAGGGTTGGTTATTTACCATATAGGTCTCCTGAACATTTGGAGCTTCGTCGCAAGGAGTCATACCATCCTCCATAGCTAGTGAATACAAGAATGGTTTGATTGTAGAACCTACTTGACGGCGGCCTTCAGTAGCCATATCGTAAGCAAAATGTTGAAAATCCAGACCTCCTACATAGGCTTTCACTTCACCATTTTGGGGGCACATACTAAAGAATCCTGTTCTAAGGAAAGACTTCATATAGCGTATGGAATCAATAGGTGTCATGATAGTGTCCACGTCGCCGTGGTAAGTAAACACCTGCATGTCGGTCTTCGTATTGAATGCCCTTTGAATTTCATCTTCACTGCATCCGGCAGCTTTCATCACTCTGTAACGGTCACTTTGCCTTATGGAACGATTCAGTATTTGTTGTACTTGATCTTGAGATAGAAGATTACTATAAGGATAGTTTGACTTCACAGCACGACCTTTGTCGAACTCAGGTTGCAAGAATTTTACGACATGGTCGTAACAGGCTTGCTCAGCATAGCGTTGCATGCGTGAGTCCAAAGTTGTATACACCTTCAGACCATCCGTATAGATATTGTATTCTCCACCGTCGCGTTTTCTGTTTTTGTGACACCACCCGTAGAGAGGGTCCTGTTCCCACGTAAGAGAATCAATATAGAATATTACATAGCTCCATGATGGATAATCTTTTCTTACAGGCTTCTTCGCTGTCATATAACGACGCAAGAAATCACGGAAATAAGTGGCTATACCATCCTTGTGATCATTTGCATGAAAATGAAGCTCCAATGGTAGAGCCTTACAACTATCAAACACTTCCTGGGTGATATATCCTTCTTTCAGCATTTGTCCAAGAACAACATTTCGACGATCTCGTGAGCGTTCAGGGAAGCGTACTGGATTGAAATAGCTTGGATTTTTGCACAATCCGACCAATGTAGCGCTTTCTGTTAGCGTAAGTTCTGAAGGCTCTTTCGAGAAATAGGTATTCGCAGCGGTTTTTATACCTACTGCATTATGCAGAAAATCGAAATAATTCAAATAGAGCGTAATTATCTCATCTTTTGTATAGGTTCGTTCCAATTCCACAGCAATCACCCATTCAATAGGCTTCTGAAGAAGACGCTCACCTGTTGAATGAGCGACATCGCTATATAGTTGCTTGGCCAACTGTTGGGTAATTGTTGAACCGCCGCCAGCCGATTTTTTCCCTAATAATCCGCGCTTCACTATAGCACGCATCAATGCATAGAAATCTACACCAGAATGTTCATAGAAACGGGCATCTTCGGTGGCTACTAAGGCTTGTACCAGCGTTGGCGATAGTTTTGAGTAGTCAACCATCACGCGATTCTCTCGACTCATGCTCCAGGTCCCAATTAATTTACCATCGCTTGAATATATCTGTGTGGCAAAGCGGCTGATAGGATTTTGGAGGTCTTCGAGTGGGGGCATATATCCAATTTTTCCACTTGCTATCCCCCAAAAACTTAACGTTGCAACCAATACGATGATTGCCAAAAGTCCCCAAAGCGTATATACGAATATTCTTCTCATTTTTCAATATTTCGTTTAGTTACGCAAAGGTACGAATAAAAAACGAAACGAAAAAAAACAAATACAAATTATTAAGGAGGGAAACCTAAATTTCCCCCCTTAATCAAACTTGTTTATAAATAAACTGTATGAATTTACATTTTCACTTTTACATCAACACCTACTATTCTGGGAATTCCTCGTTGACCGATAAAACCGTTTGAATATGGCAATCCAAATACGACATAATTGGTATCAGTGAGATTGCGTCCCCAGAAGTCAATATTGAAGGTACCGAGGTCAAAACCGATGTGAGCACCCAATGTGGCATATAGTTTCTGATTAGCAGTATTGGCTTCGTCCCAATAGGTTTGGCCCTCACCAGCAACATTCACGCCAACAGTCACTGAGCGTAGCATGTTATTATGGTTCATTGGCCAACAATAATCTCCCATTACACTGAACATATGTTTAGGTACGAAAGGTACGTAGTTTCCACTGTAATCCACTTGCTGTCCTTTCACAGAGTCAGTATATTCGCGGAAAGTGGCTTTGGTGAAGCTATAAGTGGCAGCCCAATTTAACTGATTGTCAATCAGATGACCACGCAAAGAGACTTCTATACCCATATTTTCACTCTTACCTGCATTCATCATCATGCGGCCAAAACTATACTGGCTGGCCATCTTACTCAATTGCAAATCGTTCACACGCATAAGGTAGGCCGATAAATCAGCATGCATCAGACCGCCAAAGAGATTCAAATGCGTACCAACTTCATAGTTCCATGATTTCTCAGCTTTATAAGAAATTGTTTTTTCGATATTGGCTTTAACAGCTTCATTGTTCTTAATCTGGAGTTCTTTTCCTCCACGATAGTCACAGTCACGAGCGGCCATTCTCAACTGGCTCTGCAGAATGTCAGAGAACATTTGAATATTATAACCACCGGCGCGATAGCCTTTTGAAACAACTGCATACAGATTAGATCCGTCGTTATTGAAACGCCAAGTAAGTCCAACTTTAGGCAGTAGGTGTCCTTCGTTAGTTGAGCGGCTATCACTCATAACAGATGATATGATGTAAGGGATTGTTGTAGGCTGTCCTTTTGCCATCATAGACACTTGAGCTTTCATGGATGCCTGAGTTTCATAATCCAATTGCTGACGAAGGTAATCATAACGTAATCCGATAGTAGCCGTCAGACGATTATTTAAAGCAATGTTTGACTCATGAAAAACTGCCAGATTAAGTGAAGGTGTTCTGAAACTACCTGGAACATCCGACATCTGGAAATCGTGCATATTGAACTTCATTGCATCAATCGTCTTTTGGGCGGTAGCCTGCGCAGCGGCTTCAGGCATTCCATTTGCCACCATGCCGTCAACCATTGCTTGTTGCATCATTGCTGGGATTGACATGTTCAACTGCTTTTGCATCTGATTGTTAAAGTCGCTGAGGAAATAAACTGGTGCATCAGTCTTCATGTACTGGTGACTGACCAAAAAGCCTGTTGCCCATTGCCAACTACTTTTGTTTTTACTGCTCATTGTAATCTCTTCGCTCCATGCGTTTTCTTTCTGATGCTGCTCAAGCATAAGAGTGTTGACAGGAGTGTAATCTTGGTCCATCGTCATATTATCATACAGATGCTGAAAACTTGTAGTTGACTGCAAAGTCCATAGACCAAAATCGTAGAATAAATGTATTCCTGAATTAAGCATGTTACGACGATATTTGTTCATCATCGATGTTGAAGGATCTTCCACCCTACCCTCGTTCACATTATAATGTCCATAAGGAAAAGCATTCTGATTCGTAAACTGATAGTCGGCTGTAAAATCAGCTTTGAACTTCGTGGTAATATTCCATACCAATCTCATTTTTCCACCAGCTTCATTACTCTTGTCGTTCTTGTCTCCAAGATTCGTATTATCTATATAGCCGTCAGTACCTGAATAGAAGGCAGACAATCCGATAGCCAATTTATCGTTTAGTTTACACCTATGAGCAACTTCAGCGCTACGTTGAAAATAACTGCCCAACGATAGATTTACCTCTGTGCCTTGTTTCCGCATAGGATCTTTTGAGAAAATACGTACCAATCCCCCTTCTGAATTCATTCCATATAACGTCGCTTGTGGGCCACGAAGTATGTCAACTCGTTCTATCTGGGAAAAATGACTATTAAAGGCAGATTTTGACAACAGAGGAATATTGTCGTAATAAACTGGTACTGAAGGAGCTGAAGCGTTAATACGCGAGCCTGTTCCTCTTAAATAAATTGATGAGGTAAGACGTGACCCATATTGGGGCATAGCCATAGAAGGAACATAGGCTGACAACTCTCTTAGATCTGAGACATGCAACCTTTCAATTTGACTCTCGCCAAATACATTACTGCTTAGCGGTTGTTGCCTCAAACGCACCGGCTCCTTAGGAACTGCGACAATTGTCACTTCATCCAAATCAATTACTTTCGAAGAATCATTTCCTAATACACCAACAGTTTCGGCATTCATTATACTTGATGCTGATAACATGAGGCATAACAATGTGTTATTCACTTTCATACGTTATAATCCTAAAAATGTTCTATAATGTTTTGAAGTTGCAAAAGTACAAAATTATTTAACATCCAACAATCCCTATTTGTGATGATTTTTGATAAAGATTGTTTTTCCTCAAACCGAGAAAAAGAAACACTAAAGACCAAACGTAGTTGCTTCCAGAAATAATGTTCCCTAATCATCATGTAGAGAAATAAAGGACGATTATTAACTTTTAAGTATATAATGCTATGAGATAATAAAAACTTTCGTATATTTGCACCAAAATAAGTAAACCATACGCTTATTCAAGGACCTAGAACAGAACCATGAAATTTATATTAACCATATAATACAAAAGTAATGAACAGATCATTAAAAATGCTGACGGCAGCAGCAATCATTTCTCTGCCAATAGTAGCAAATGCACAGACAAATAATCCTCGTGGCATCTACAAGATGACAACCCTCACTGGTAAACTGGGCGAGGTGAAAGCTCCGTTTGAACAGTATAAAATCTGTACTGACAGTATGACGCTCATGGTATCGGAGCAAGCTAATTATTTCAGCATCTCTGACAACGACCACCGGGTGTTCAACTATACAGGAGAGCAGCCTAAGTCTGAGGGTGATAAGAGTCCGCTTATTTACGATAGCAACGACAAGCAGTTCAAACTGAAATGGTGGAGTACCTATCCCTACCACATCCATTTTCCAAATAACGACTGGTGCATAGAGAAGTACGAATCTGGGAAGTACACAGAAACAAGCAAGGTATTTTTCGACGCACTTAACGGAACGTCAGATGTGGACGCGAACAATCCCCTGATAGGAACATGGCGCTTCATTGGCTATGTGGACGAGCTGCGTGATGTGAAGAGAGAACTGCCTAAGTTGCACGAGCAATATCAGAAAAGTAAATATTTCAATAGCTTTATCGTCTTCGCACCCAAGAACTGGACGTTGATAGCCAAAAGTGGAGGAGCAGTTAACAAAATCGAATACAGCGGAAAGAAGTCTTATAAGAGCGGTAACAAGACCAGTCAAGTGAAGTGGCTTTCAAAAAATCGTATCGCAGTGGAAGAGCACATCGACTATCGTACCGACTGGATGATTCTGGAGCGTGTAACCGATGGCACTACGCCGTTGACTCATATTGCAAGTCAGTTCGTTTCAAAAACACAATAATGATGTTTAAGACAAGCCCTAATACCTAATATGAATACAGGCAGACGTCGGTCTGTAGACCTCTTCTAGGTAATGAAAAAGGAGCATCCGTTTGGATGCTCCTTTGAAGTATTTAAGTGGTTGGTGGCGGAACCGCCAACCACATTTTTTCGGAATTAATCCTCCCAGTTCTCTTGCGTCTTGCGGATGTAAGTCTTGTAGCGGAGCTGAGCCATCTTCTGGGCTTCAGCGAAGAGTTCCTCGGCCTCGTTAGGATAAGCCTTCTTAACAGAGAGGTAACGAACCTCGCCAAGCAGGAAGTCGTGGAAGTTCTCCCAGTTAGGCTCCTTAGAGTCGAGTGAGAATGGGTTCTTGCCTTCCTCAGCCAGAGCGGGATTGTAGCGCCACAGGTGCCAGTAACCGCACTCAACAGCCTTCTTCTCCTCAGCCTGGCTCTTACCCATACCGCCCTTGGCCTTCAGACCGTGGTTGATACATGGAGCGTAAGCGATGATGATTGAAGGTCCGTGCCATGCCTCAGCCTCGCGGATAGCCTTGAGGGTCTGAGCGTGGTCAGCGCCCATAGCAATCTGAGCTACATATACATAACCATATGTGGTAGCAATCATACCCAGATCCTTCTTGCGGATGCGCTTACCCTGAGCAGCGAACTGAGCAATAGCACCAAGAGGAGTAGCCTTAGAAGCCTGACCACCAGTGTTAGAGTAAACCTCAGTATCGAGCACGAGGATGTTGACGTCCTCACCAGAAGCAATCACGTGGTCGAGACCGCCGTAACCGATATCGTAAGAAGCACCGTCACCACCGATGATCCACTGGCTGCGCTTAACCAGGTAGTGGTCGAGAGTCTTCAGCTCGGTGCAAACTGGGCAACCAGCGGCAGCACCAGCTGCAATCTGCTCGCGAAGCTTTGGAGCAATCTCCTTGGTCTTGTCAGCATCGTCCTTATTGTCGATCCACTCCTGAGCCAGAGCCTTATACTCAGCGCTGGTCTTATCGCTATCAATCATCTCCTGCAGCAGCTTAGCTACGCGCTCCTTCATCTTCTTGTTACCAAGAGCCATACCCAGACCGAACTCGCAGAAGTCCTCGAACAGAGAGTTGTTGAATACAGGACCCTGACCCTTCTCGTTCTTAGTGTAAGGTGTAGAAGGAATAGAAGCTGAGTAGATTGAAGAACATCCAGTAGCGTTGGCAATCATCTGACGGTCACCGAACAGCTGAGAAATCAGCTTAACGTATGGAGTCTCACCGCAACCAGAGCATGCACCAGAGAACTCGAACAGAGGCTGAGCGAACTGAGAGTTCTTAACATTGCTCTTGATATCAACGAGATCCTGCTTACTCTTAACGTTCTTAACCAGGTACTCCCAGTTCTTAGCCTCCTGAACCATATCGGCTGCATCAGGATTGAATGGAGCCATGGTGAGAGCCTTACCAGTCTTAGGATTGCCTGGGCAGATGTCTGCACAGTTGCCGCAACCCAGACAGTCGAGTACTGAAGTCTCGATGCGGAAGTGCATGCCCTTCATAGCGGCTGGAGCCTTCATCTCGAGAGTGTCGGCAGCTGCGGCGAAGCCCTTCAGCTCCTCGTCGTCGAGAACGAATGGACGGATAGCAGCGTGAGGACAGATGTAAGCACACTGGTTACACTGGATACAGTTGTCCTTGTTCCAAACAGGAACGAAGGCCTCAACACCACGCTTCTCGTAAGCGGCTGTACCAACCTCCCAAGAACCGTCAACGGTATTGTGCTTAACGAAGTCAGAAACCTTCAGCAGGTCGCCGGCCTGAGCGTTGATAGGACGAACCAGCTCCTTAACGAATGCTGGAGCATCGTCGGCCTTAGCCTCATCATCAGGCAGGTTAGCCCACTCAGGCTTAACGGTGAGCTGAACATACTCGCCACCACGATCGATAGCAGCATAGTTCTTATCAACAACGTCCTGACCCTTAGCGCCGTAAGACTTCAGGGCGGCAGCCTTCATCTTCTCAACAGCGAGCTCTACGGGGATTACGCCAGTGATACGGAAGAATGCACTCTGCAGGATTGTGTTGGTACGGTTACCCAGACCAATCTCCTGTGCAATCTTTGTAGCGTTGATGGTATATACAGTAATGTTGTTCTGTGCGAAGTAGCGCTTTACCTTGTTAGGCATGAACTTCTCGAGCTCGTCGGCGTTGAAGATAGTGTTCAGCAGGAACTGACCGTTCTTCTGCAGACCGCGGGTCACGTCGTACATGTGCAGGTAAGCCTGTACGTGGCAAGCCACGAAGTTAGGTGTGGTTACCAAATAGGTAGAGCGGATAGGTGTATCACCGAAACGCAGGTGAGAGCAGGTGAAACCTCCTGACTTCTTAGAGTCGTAAGAGAAGTAAGCCTGGCAGTACTTGTTGGTGTTGTCACCAATAATCTTAACTGAGTTCTTGTTAGCACCTACGGTACCATCGGCACCCAGACCGTAGAACTTGGCCTGGAACATGCCAGCGCCGCCGAGGGCAATCTCCTCAACCTCAGGCAGAGAGGTGAAGGTGACATCGTCCACGATACCAACTGTGAAGTGATTCTTTGGCTCGGGCATAGCGAGGTTGTTGAACACGCTAATGATCTGAGCAGGGGTGGTGTCGCGGCTACCAAGACCGTAGCGGCCACCAACGATGAGAGGCTTGTTCTCTACGTCGTAGAAAGCATCCTTAACGTCGAGGTACAGAGGCTCTCCATTTGCTCCTGGCTCCTTTGTACGGTCAAGCACAGCGATGCGCTTAACAGTCTTAGGAACAGAAGCGAGCAGGTGCTTCACAGAGAATGGGCGATACAGGTGAACAGAAATCATACCAACCTTCTGACCGTTAGCGTTCAGGTAGTCGATAGCCTCGCGAGCTGCATCGGTAGCAGAACCCATAAGGATAATCATGCGGTCAGCATCCTCAGCTCCGTAGTATGAGAACAGGTGATACTCGCGACCTGTGATCTTAGAGATCTCACCGAGATACTTCTCTACAACCTCAGGTACTGCATCGTAGTACTGGTTGCTGGCCTCACGGTGGGTGAAGAATGTCTCAGGATTCTCAGCAGTACCACGAGTGATAGGACGCTCAGGGCTCATAGCACGATCGCGGAAACGCTTAACGAACTCCTCCTTAACCAAAGGACGGATATCCTCCTGATCCATCAGCTCAATCTTGTGGTACTCGTGAGAGGTGCGGAAACCATCGAAGAAGTTAACGAAAGGTACGCAGGTCTCGAGAGTTGCCAGGTGAGGAACGGCTGTGAGGTCCATCACCTCCTGTACAGAACCAGAGCAGAACATAGCGAAACCGGTCTGACGGCAAGCCATTACGTCCTGGTGGTCACCAAAGATACACAGAGAGTGAGAAGCAAGTGTACGGGCAGAAACGTCGAATACACATGGAATCAACTCACCAGCAATCTTATACATGTTAGGAATCATCAGGAGCAGACCCTGAGAAGCGGTAAATGTAGTGGTGAGAGCACCAGCCTGCAGCGAACCGTGAACGGCACCGGCAGCACCAGCCTCTGACTGCATTTCCTGAACTGAGACGTTCTGGCCCCAGAGGTTCTTACGACCACGGGCAGCCCATTCGTCAACATGCTCCGCCATAGGCGAAGACGGAGTGATGGGGTAGATAGCAGCTACTTCCGAGAACATATAGCTCACGTGAGCTGCAGCCTCGTTACCATCACAAGTGATAAATTTCTTTTCTTTAGCCATTTGTTTAGTAAATAAATTACAATATTTCGTTGTATCTTTTGACAAGTATGTCTCAATTGTATCTTTTATGTCCCAATTTTAATAAAGAAATCCTAATAACCATAATGGTATCTGATTGTCTTTACCTATCTCAGTATTATATCGAGCATAGATGGTATCAGGTGCATACCTTACTTTATTATGTGAGTCAGCATCACAGATGCGAAACTTCAGTTTCCCGTCCACAAGGTAGAAATTGTCCCTACCCGACTGGTTTACCGTATGATCCTTCCACATCGAGTTTACAAAAAAGGTCTCCATAGCGTTTTGCTTCTCAACATGGATGGGATAGATTGCGTAGAGTAGGTTTGAATTGTGCAGCATTACCTTTGAAGGTTTTTTGGGAAAATCTTCGCCTACAGGATAAATCATATTAAGCAGACGTGCATCAGCCAAATATTTGATATAGTTCATGACAGTTGCTCTTGATGTTTCAATATCATTGGCTAATTGTGAAACATTGGGAGCCTTTGGACCCTCTTCGGCCAACTGATAGAATAATTTCTTAATTTTGGTTAGATATTTCAGCTCTATCTGTTTGATGAGCAAAATATCTACCTCGGTCATCATATTCATCGTCTTCAGCAGGTTCTCACTATAGTTGCGGTCTTCCTGGAAGAATGGGTAGAAACCATGATGGATATAGTCCTGGAAATAGCGACGCGGCGACACTTTGGGCAGTATCTGCTTTACGATGCGTTCATGGTCGCTCAATATTTCATCAAGAGTATATGCCCGGAAATTATTACCTGTAAGAAGATTCAAGAACTCTCGAAATGAGAAACCACGCAAATTATAGCTTTTCACTATTCCGTTAAGTTCGGGGTTCTCATCCTTGAGACGCATAACGCTTGAGCCAGTGAACACGATTTTCAAGCCTGGGTAGAGGTCATAACATCTGCGTAGCTCGTTGCTCCAATCAGGCTGTTTGAAAACCTGGTCGATGAGCAACACCCTACCTCCGTGATGATAGAACTCACCAGCAAAATCGGCTATACCATGACCCTGAAAATAGAAATTGTTCATGTTGATGTAAAGGCATTGCTTGTCGTTTACATCAAAATGTTCGCGTGCATATTGAAGCAGGAAAGTTGTCTTACCAATGCCTCGTGTGCCTTTAATACCTATCAGGCGATCGTCCCAGTCTATCTCATCCATCAGGGTGCGACGTACCGGAGCGTTCACGTGCTCAACCAAGTAACGATGCGTTCTAAAGAAAGCTTCCATTCTGCTGTCCGTCTATAAAAAACAGTTGCAAAAGTACAAATTAATCTTTAAATTGCAAAGTCAAGTTGACAAAAACTTGCTAAATCTTGTTATTTTTCTGTCTTCTAAATAATTTTATTGTACATTTTATGTCTTTCAACGATTTTTTTCATGTACCTTTGCAAACAATAATTACAAATACTTTATGAACCCAACTAACACCGATTCTATTAAAACGGAACATCGAGAAGAACAGATATTAGTACGCATCACAGGTCAAGACCGTCCAGGACTGACTGCTTCGGTGATGGCAATCCTCGCTAAATATGATGCACAGATACTTGATATAGGTCAGGCAGACATTCACTCTACCCTATCATTAGGCATCCTAATCAGAATGGACGAAGTTCATAGCGGACAAGTGATGAAAGAGCTTTTGTTTAAAGCTACTGAATTGGCCGTAAACATAGGATTTTCGCCGATCTCTGACGAAGAATATGAAGATTGGGTGGGACATCAGGGTAAGAATCGTTATATTCTTATGGTGATGGGGCGCCAGTTGGAAGCCCGCCAGATCGAGGCTGCCACCCGAATCATAGCCGATCAAGGATTGAATATTGACAGTATTATTCGTTTAACCGGACGTAAGAGTATTAAGAATCCTGCTAAGCATGTGCGAGCCTGTATAGAATTTTCACTTCGTGGCGAGCCAAAAAACAGACAGGAGATGCAGCGTCAATTCCTTAAGTTATCGGGTGATATGGAGATTGACTTTTCATTCCAGCGTGATGATATGTTCCGACGCATGCGTCGTCTTATTTGCTTTGATATGGACTCAACGCTCATTCAAACTGAATGTATTGACGAACTGGCAGAACGCGCAGGTGTGGGCGCTGAGGTAAGAGCCATCACAGAAAGTGCCATGAGAGGAGAAATTGACTTCAAAGAGAGTTTTACCCGTCGTGTAAAACTACTAAAGGGACTTGATGTGAGTGTGATGCAGGATATTGCAGAACATTTACCCATCACGGAAGGGGTTGACCGACTGATGACTATATTAAAGAGGTGTGGATATAAAATAGCTATTCTTTCGGGTGGTTTTACCTATTTTGGTGAATATCTACAGCGCAAATATGGTATCGACTATGTATATGCCAACGAACTGGAGGTTGACGAAAATGGCAAACTTACAGGAAACTATGTTGGCGAGATAGTTGACGGACAGCGCAAGGCCGAACTGCTGAAACTGATAGCCCAAGTAGAGAAAGTGAACCTAGCGCAGACTATTGCCGTGGGTGATGGCGCTAACGACCTACCAATGATTTCTGAGGCCGGACTTGGTATCGCTTTCCA
The sequence above is a segment of the Prevotella sp. E9-3 genome. Coding sequences within it:
- a CDS encoding DNA recombination protein RmuC gives rise to the protein MFIFYIIIGTLLGVVVTFIVMNRQLTQLRVENEVKQRELDLQQEKHEADLQQQRQQNEKEASLRAEQFQQQLNVVREQFQNLASRILNETSSQLQSKNRESLEAITKPINDNFEQLQIAIRESDKEQARTAASLTERLRQVGEQAEKMDRTATKLTNALRGSSKQAGDWGELVLQELLDSQGFRRGIDYDVQGTIVDNDGNMILNEDSGHKMRPDVVLHYPDQQDVVIDAKVSIKAYYDYVNESNDQLKSQFLDRHIQSLKQHVKELVVKDYSRYIQPPHTAIDFVIMYVPNEAALQVALAREPRMWQEAFDQKVFISSTQNLFAILRMIQIAWRQHRQTENQQRIVTLAEQLLSRVGLLAERISKIGKDVQLLQTDYDEVQKSLTGRLSIVQKATEMQKLGVKEDSKHPLPAIDDNLLIED
- a CDS encoding TonB-dependent receptor; this translates as MKVNNTLLCLMLSASSIMNAETVGVLGNDSSKVIDLDEVTIVAVPKEPVRLRQQPLSSNVFGESQIERLHVSDLRELSAYVPSMAMPQYGSRLTSSIYLRGTGSRINASAPSVPVYYDNIPLLSKSAFNSHFSQIERVDILRGPQATLYGMNSEGGLVRIFSKDPMRKQGTEVNLSLGSYFQRSAEVAHRCKLNDKLAIGLSAFYSGTDGYIDNTNLGDKNDKSNEAGGKMRLVWNITTKFKADFTADYQFTNQNAFPYGHYNVNEGRVEDPSTSMMNKYRRNMLNSGIHLFYDFGLWTLQSTTSFQHLYDNMTMDQDYTPVNTLMLEQHQKENAWSEEITMSSKNKSSWQWATGFLVSHQYMKTDAPVYFLSDFNNQMQKQLNMSIPAMMQQAMVDGMVANGMPEAAAQATAQKTIDAMKFNMHDFQMSDVPGSFRTPSLNLAVFHESNIALNNRLTATIGLRYDYLRQQLDYETQASMKAQVSMMAKGQPTTIPYIISSVMSDSRSTNEGHLLPKVGLTWRFNNDGSNLYAVVSKGYRAGGYNIQMFSDILQSQLRMAARDCDYRGGKELQIKNNEAVKANIEKTISYKAEKSWNYEVGTHLNLFGGLMHADLSAYLMRVNDLQLSKMASQYSFGRMMMNAGKSENMGIEVSLRGHLIDNQLNWAATYSFTKATFREYTDSVKGQQVDYSGNYVPFVPKHMFSVMGDYCWPMNHNNMLRSVTVGVNVAGEGQTYWDEANTANQKLYATLGAHIGFDLGTFNIDFWGRNLTDTNYVVFGLPYSNGFIGQRGIPRIVGVDVKVKM
- a CDS encoding transglycosylase domain-containing protein encodes the protein MRRIFVYTLWGLLAIIVLVATLSFWGIASGKIGYMPPLEDLQNPISRFATQIYSSDGKLIGTWSMSRENRVMVDYSKLSPTLVQALVATEDARFYEHSGVDFYALMRAIVKRGLLGKKSAGGGSTITQQLAKQLYSDVAHSTGERLLQKPIEWVIAVELERTYTKDEIITLYLNYFDFLHNAVGIKTAANTYFSKEPSELTLTESATLVGLCKNPSYFNPVRFPERSRDRRNVVLGQMLKEGYITQEVFDSCKALPLELHFHANDHKDGIATYFRDFLRRYMTAKKPVRKDYPSWSYVIFYIDSLTWEQDPLYGWCHKNRKRDGGEYNIYTDGLKVYTTLDSRMQRYAEQACYDHVVKFLQPEFDKGRAVKSNYPYSNLLSQDQVQQILNRSIRQSDRYRVMKAAGCSEDEIQRAFNTKTDMQVFTYHGDVDTIMTPIDSIRYMKSFLRTGFFSMCPQNGEVKAYVGGLDFQHFAYDMATEGRRQVGSTIKPFLYSLAMEDGMTPCDEAPNVQETYMVNNQPWTPRNGSKARYGEMVTLKWGLQQSNNWISAYLMSRLNPLAFVKLLNEYGIRNPEIVPSMALCLGPCDITVAEMVSAYTAFANHGIRVAPLYVTRIVDSEGNEVAKFEPRMNEVISESSAHKMIYMLKAVVDGGTGGRIRFRYNIKADMGGKTGTTNNNSDAWFMGVTPRLVSGCWVGGDDRDIHFNNMAMGQGATMALPIFAYYMQKVYANQSLGYSEDEHFDIPANFDPCSVVDDMEPVGEGDEPFDENITNNDEFE